The Acidimicrobiales bacterium DNA segment GGAGGTGGCGGGCGGCCCGCCGGGTGGGCCTGCAGACGATCCCCGCCCTGGTCAAGACCGTCGAGGACCAGGGCGCCCTCGAGCAGGCCCTGGTCGAGAACCTCCACCGTCAGGACCTCAATCCCCTCGAGGAGGCGGCCGCCTACCAGCAGCTGATCGAGGACTTCCAGCTCACCCACGAGCAGGTGGCGGCGCGGGTGGGCAAGCACCGGGTGACGATCACCAACACCCTCCGCCTGATGCAGCTGCCGCCCACCGTGCAGCGCCTTCTCAAGGACAGCCAGCTCACCGCCGGCCACGCCCGGGCCCTCCTCGGGACCCCGGACCGGGCCTTCCAGGAGGCGCTGGCCCGGCGGGTGGTGACCGAGGCGCTGAGCGTCCGCCAGGTCGAGGAGGCGGTCAAGGCCCGCAGCGAGGTAGGGGCGGCCGACGCCCTGGCCGGCGCCACGGGCGGGCGGGTGCGGGCCCGGCTGCCTGAGCCGGGCCTGCGGGAGCTGGAGGAGCTGCTGGCCTCCCGGCTGGACACCCGGGTCAAGGTCGAGATGGGTCCCCGCCGGGGCCGGGTGGTGATCGAGTTCGCCGATCTCGAGGACCTGGAGCGGATCTACCGCATCCTCACCCCCGAGCTGGAGGGCTGAGCCGGCCGTCGGGCTTCCCGGAGGCCCGATCGCGACGCTCGATCACTGGTCGAGACTCTCTTCCACAACCTGTGCATTAGGTTGTGGGTAACCCTGCTGAGCCGGTGTTGGCTGCCATCTACCGGATAGATGACACGCTGTCAGCTAGTCGTCGGGTTGAGGGTCGGCCCAGGAGGCCGCCGACCATTCGGTCAGCGCCTCGGTGACCACCGACCCCAGTTCGGCCATGCGCTCGACCACTACCCGCGCGGGACCGAGCTCGCAGAGCACCGCGGGCATCCTGGTCTCGCGCAGGACCGGGAGCGACATGCCCTGCACGCCTAGGTCGGGCACCCCCAGGGCCTTGCACACGGCCCCCTGGAGCAGCTCGGCGAGCATCCGGCCGGCCGGGGACTCGTAGCGGAAGCCCGAGTAGTACGCCGTCGAGCACCCGTCGCGCAGGGGGCTGAGGCCGAAGCCCAGGTAGACGCCCACTTCGGCCCCGTTGGCGGCCGCGGCCTGGGCCGACCCGTCGGGCGCCCAGACCGGCACCGTGTCGGCGCCGGCGGCCCCCAGGGCCCGCCCCACGGCCGACACCAGGGCGTCCAGGCCGCCCTCGTGGCCGATCGCCACCCGCCGCCCGAGGAGGCCCACCCCGCCCCGGCGGAGGGCCTCACGCTCCCGGATGTGGGCCACGGGGTCGTCCCCGGTGCGGGCCGAGGCCAGGCGCAGGAGGGCGGCCACGGTGGCGGGCCCGCAGATGCCGTCCACGGTCAGCCCGCAGTTGCGCTGGAACTCGGCCAGGGCCGACGCCGTCCGGGAGCCCAGCAGACCGTCGACCCGCCCGGCGTCGAAGCCCAGGGCCCCCAGGCGGCGCTGGAGGTCGGCGACGTCGTCTCCCCGTAGCAGCGGGCTACGGAGGTAGAGCAGGCGGTCACCGAGGCGCCAGCCGGCCTCTACGAGGGCCGACCAGGTCTGGGGCCCGCACAGGCCGTCGACCCGCAGGCCGCGGGCGTTCTGGAAGCGTCGTACGGCGGCGTCGGTGGCCTCCCCGAACCGTCCCAGCGGGTCGGGGTCCACGCCGAAGCCCAGCGCCGTCAACCGGCGCTGGAGGTCCTCCACCGCTGCACCCTCGGATCCGAGGGCCAGGGAGAGATCCGCTACAGGAACGCCCCCAGCTCCTGGAGGAGCTGGCCCTTGCCCTTGGCCCCGACGATCCGCAGCTGGGCGTCCCCGTCCTTGAACAGGATCATCGTCGGGATGCTCATGACGTCGAAGCGCCGGGCGGTGTCCAGGTTCTCGTCGATGTTGAGCTTGGCGATGCGGATCTTGCCGGTGTTCTCGCCGGCGATCTCCTCGAGGACCGGCGCGACCATCTTGCACGGCCCACACCACTCGGCCCAGAAGTCCACGAGGACCGGGACGTCTGACCCCTTCACCTCCTCGTCGAAGGTGGAGTCGGTGAGCTCGGAGATGTTGGTGGCCATGCCGAAGGTCCTTTCCTGGCGGCGGGAGATGCTACCCACTCGCCCCGACTTGAACAGCCCGGCGCCGCCGGTAATTCCAGGGCCGGACGCGGGTCGCCTGCTCCCGAATCCGGGGCCCTCCGCGG contains these protein-coding regions:
- a CDS encoding ParB/RepB/Spo0J family partition protein; amino-acid sequence: MARRSGLGRGLGALIPPEVRSDGRSVLQELPVAAIEPNPHQPRSQFDDEALASLGESIRALGVLQPILVRPVGADQYQLIAGERRWRAARRVGLQTIPALVKTVEDQGALEQALVENLHRQDLNPLEEAAAYQQLIEDFQLTHEQVAARVGKHRVTITNTLRLMQLPPTVQRLLKDSQLTAGHARALLGTPDRAFQEALARRVVTEALSVRQVEEAVKARSEVGAADALAGATGGRVRARLPEPGLRELEELLASRLDTRVKVEMGPRRGRVVIEFADLEDLERIYRILTPELEG
- a CDS encoding peptidoglycan-binding protein → MEDLQRRLTALGFGVDPDPLGRFGEATDAAVRRFQNARGLRVDGLCGPQTWSALVEAGWRLGDRLLYLRSPLLRGDDVADLQRRLGALGFDAGRVDGLLGSRTASALAEFQRNCGLTVDGICGPATVAALLRLASARTGDDPVAHIREREALRRGGVGLLGRRVAIGHEGGLDALVSAVGRALGAAGADTVPVWAPDGSAQAAAANGAEVGVYLGFGLSPLRDGCSTAYYSGFRYESPAGRMLAELLQGAVCKALGVPDLGVQGMSLPVLRETRMPAVLCELGPARVVVERMAELGSVVTEALTEWSAASWADPQPDD
- the trxA gene encoding thioredoxin, whose amino-acid sequence is MATNISELTDSTFDEEVKGSDVPVLVDFWAEWCGPCKMVAPVLEEIAGENTGKIRIAKLNIDENLDTARRFDVMSIPTMILFKDGDAQLRIVGAKGKGQLLQELGAFL